The following coding sequences lie in one Bacillus solimangrovi genomic window:
- a CDS encoding GNAT family N-acetyltransferase yields the protein MNSILVDEHTELKLIHLNEAEKLYSLVDSCRPHLRKWLPWVDNTKSSNDTKGFINFSMKQFEEDNGFQLGIWHRGALAGMIGLHKIDWNNKATSIGYWIGEQFEGKGLISKSCLTLIHVIFQELQLNRIEIRAATENKRSQAVPLRLGFTHEGTAREAEWLYDHYVDHNVYSILRNDYIKLSNR from the coding sequence ATGAATTCAATACTCGTTGATGAACATACAGAATTAAAATTAATCCACTTAAATGAAGCCGAAAAGCTATATAGCTTAGTAGATTCCTGTCGACCACATTTAAGAAAGTGGTTGCCTTGGGTTGATAATACTAAAAGTTCTAATGATACGAAGGGATTTATTAATTTTTCAATGAAACAATTTGAAGAAGATAATGGCTTTCAACTCGGAATATGGCATAGAGGCGCTCTTGCAGGAATGATTGGACTTCACAAAATTGATTGGAACAATAAAGCGACATCGATCGGTTATTGGATTGGGGAGCAATTCGAAGGAAAAGGACTTATCTCTAAATCATGTCTCACACTCATTCATGTCATCTTTCAGGAACTACAATTGAATCGAATTGAAATTCGTGCAGCAACTGAAAATAAGCGCAGTCAGGCAGTCCCCCTACGACTTGGATTCACACATGAAGGAACTGCTAGAGAAGCTGAGTGGTTGTATGATCACTATGTCGATCACAATGTTTATAGCATATTGAGAAATGATTATATAAAGTTGTCTAATCGTTGA
- a CDS encoding SDR family oxidoreductase, with protein MLKQQVGIITGASRGIGKAIAFKMAEQGMKLTIVGSSQGIFETQKELNEKGYTEITAVQADVSNEADVNGFVQKTIDTYGKVDVLVNNAGVGFFKLAEETTLDEWQHAFNVNVQGVFLGMKSVLPHMKERRSGTIITISSDVSRYTIPNGSAYTATKYAVQGFSGAVSQEVREYGIRVGTINPGMVDSYFNNSEQGLPEKDDWLKPENIADAVVYMASAPKHMEIDEIVLHPLVQDCPRI; from the coding sequence ATGTTAAAACAACAAGTAGGAATTATTACAGGTGCTTCTAGAGGAATTGGTAAGGCGATCGCTTTCAAAATGGCTGAGCAAGGCATGAAGCTTACGATTGTAGGAAGCTCACAAGGGATTTTTGAGACACAAAAAGAACTAAACGAGAAAGGATATACCGAAATCACAGCTGTTCAAGCTGATGTATCAAATGAGGCAGATGTGAATGGCTTTGTACAAAAAACAATTGATACATATGGTAAAGTAGATGTTCTCGTCAATAATGCAGGAGTTGGTTTCTTTAAGCTTGCTGAAGAGACAACATTAGATGAATGGCAACATGCCTTCAATGTTAACGTCCAAGGTGTGTTCCTAGGTATGAAATCTGTTCTTCCACATATGAAGGAACGTCGTAGTGGCACAATTATTACAATATCATCTGATGTAAGCAGATATACAATTCCAAATGGTTCAGCATATACAGCAACAAAATATGCTGTTCAAGGTTTTTCTGGTGCTGTTTCACAAGAGGTACGTGAGTATGGCATACGTGTAGGCACCATTAACCCAGGAATGGTGGATTCATACTTTAACAATTCAGAACAAGGTTTGCCTGAGAAAGACGATTGGCTCAAACCAGAAAACATTGCAGACGCAGTCGTATATATGGCAAGTGCACCTAAGCATATGGAAATCGATGAAATTGTCTTACACCCATTAGTTCAAGATTGCCCTCGAATTTAA